The Desulfomicrobium orale DSM 12838 genome includes a window with the following:
- the alaS gene encoding alanine--tRNA ligase codes for MISAGEIRKRFLEYFRAHGHSVQPSSSLVPQDDPTLLFTNAGMVQFKKIFQGQEKRDYTRATTSQKCLRVGGKHNDLENVGRTARHHTFFEMLGNFSFGDYFKEEAIRLAWNFVTGELGLDKDKLSISVFREDDEAEALWRQVAGVPAERIYRLDEKDNFWAMGDTGPCGPCSEIYVDQGADMACGPECGIGKCDCDRFLEIWNLVFMQFNRFEDGRMEPLPKPSIDTGMGLERITAICQGKRSNFDTDLFQGLIQAMARKAGVAYGRDADTDTALRVIADHSRAIAFLLADGMLPSNEGRGYVLRRLIRRACRFGKLLGFTEPFLYETAAQVVREMGETFPELAASRDFMIRVVRQEEERFGETLDKGLRILEEEMAALKTAGKTAISGETAFRLYDTYGFPLDIVNDVAEKQGFSVDEPGFLEHMAVQKKKSKEAWAGSGDKGLAGRFAALLGGGLESEFVGYDCLNASSRVVALLGSGGEPVDRLEGDGFMVTLRTPFYGESGGQAGDRGRVVSPTGTARVLDTLKPAPSLSVHKVEMSEGCLLADQEVELSVEEGERMDTARNHSATHLLHAALRRVLGEHVKQAGSLVTPSRLRFDFTHIAPLSAEELRQIENEVNRAILADTPITTEIMPYDRAVGEKQAMALFGEKYEADVRVVEMAGESVELCGGTHLSATGQAGTFCILSEAGIAAGVRRIEALTGWEALRYWQGLRDEVREAGHMLKAAPGDLAAKIASMQEQNKTLSRNVQALQDRAMSESGKNLMAEVKQIGGVNLLARQVDAPDMDALRRLMDDLRSKMPSGVIALAAEVDGKALLVLSVSKDLHKRCTAPALMRNISEEIGGGGGGRPDLAQAGGNRPKGIQAALARLEVLLG; via the coding sequence GTGATCAGCGCTGGTGAAATTCGCAAACGTTTTCTGGAATACTTCCGGGCTCACGGACACAGCGTGCAGCCCAGTTCCTCTCTGGTGCCCCAGGACGACCCCACCCTGCTCTTCACCAACGCAGGCATGGTGCAGTTCAAGAAAATTTTTCAGGGTCAGGAAAAGCGGGACTATACCCGTGCGACCACTTCGCAGAAATGCCTGCGCGTGGGCGGCAAGCACAACGACCTGGAAAATGTGGGGCGCACGGCCCGGCATCACACCTTCTTCGAGATGCTCGGTAATTTTTCTTTCGGCGACTACTTCAAGGAAGAAGCCATCCGTCTGGCCTGGAACTTCGTCACCGGCGAGCTCGGTCTGGACAAGGATAAACTGTCCATCTCCGTGTTCCGGGAGGACGACGAGGCCGAGGCCTTGTGGCGGCAGGTGGCCGGAGTCCCGGCGGAACGCATCTACCGTCTGGACGAGAAGGACAATTTCTGGGCCATGGGCGACACCGGCCCCTGCGGCCCCTGTTCCGAGATTTACGTGGATCAGGGCGCGGACATGGCCTGCGGGCCGGAATGCGGCATCGGCAAATGTGACTGCGACCGCTTTCTGGAAATCTGGAACCTGGTTTTCATGCAGTTCAACCGCTTCGAGGACGGACGCATGGAGCCATTGCCCAAGCCCAGCATCGACACGGGCATGGGCCTGGAGCGGATCACCGCCATCTGTCAGGGCAAGCGTTCCAACTTCGATACAGACCTGTTTCAGGGTTTGATTCAGGCCATGGCCCGGAAAGCGGGTGTCGCTTACGGCCGGGATGCGGACACGGACACGGCCCTGCGGGTCATCGCCGACCACAGCCGGGCCATTGCCTTTCTGCTGGCCGACGGCATGCTTCCTTCCAACGAAGGGCGGGGCTATGTGCTGCGCCGCCTGATCCGCCGGGCCTGCCGTTTCGGCAAACTGCTGGGCTTTACCGAGCCCTTCCTGTACGAGACCGCCGCCCAGGTGGTGCGGGAAATGGGCGAGACCTTCCCGGAACTGGCCGCCAGCCGGGACTTCATGATCCGTGTGGTGCGACAGGAGGAAGAGCGCTTCGGGGAGACCTTGGACAAGGGCCTGCGCATTCTCGAAGAGGAAATGGCCGCCCTGAAGACAGCGGGAAAGACGGCTATCAGCGGGGAAACGGCGTTCAGGCTTTACGACACGTATGGCTTTCCGCTGGATATCGTGAACGATGTGGCCGAAAAACAGGGCTTTTCCGTGGATGAACCAGGTTTTCTGGAGCATATGGCGGTACAGAAGAAGAAATCCAAGGAAGCCTGGGCGGGCTCCGGCGACAAGGGCCTGGCCGGGCGGTTCGCGGCCCTGCTGGGCGGCGGCCTGGAGTCGGAGTTTGTGGGCTACGACTGTCTGAATGCATCCAGCCGTGTCGTGGCTCTGCTGGGTTCCGGCGGAGAGCCTGTGGACCGGCTGGAAGGTGACGGATTCATGGTCACCCTGAGAACGCCCTTTTACGGCGAATCCGGCGGTCAGGCGGGGGATCGGGGGCGGGTCGTTTCGCCCACTGGAACCGCCCGCGTGCTGGATACCTTGAAGCCTGCTCCGTCCCTGAGCGTGCACAAGGTTGAGATGAGCGAAGGCTGTCTGCTGGCTGACCAGGAAGTGGAACTGTCTGTGGAAGAGGGCGAACGCATGGACACGGCCCGCAACCATTCGGCCACTCACCTGCTGCACGCGGCCCTGCGCCGGGTGCTGGGCGAGCACGTCAAGCAGGCCGGTTCGCTGGTCACGCCGTCCAGGCTGCGTTTTGATTTCACGCACATCGCGCCCCTGTCCGCCGAAGAACTGCGCCAGATTGAAAACGAGGTGAATCGCGCCATTCTGGCCGATACGCCTATCACCACCGAAATCATGCCCTACGACCGGGCTGTGGGCGAAAAACAGGCCATGGCTCTGTTCGGCGAAAAATATGAGGCCGATGTGCGGGTGGTGGAAATGGCTGGTGAATCCGTCGAGCTGTGCGGGGGCACGCATCTGTCGGCCACGGGCCAGGCCGGAACTTTCTGTATTCTGTCTGAAGCGGGTATTGCCGCGGGCGTGCGCCGCATCGAGGCTCTGACGGGCTGGGAAGCTCTGCGCTACTGGCAGGGGCTGCGCGACGAAGTGCGTGAAGCCGGGCATATGCTCAAGGCCGCTCCGGGAGATCTGGCAGCGAAGATCGCCTCCATGCAGGAGCAGAACAAGACGCTGAGCCGGAACGTGCAGGCGTTGCAGGACAGAGCCATGTCCGAAAGCGGAAAGAATCTGATGGCCGAGGTAAAGCAGATTGGCGGAGTGAACCTTCTGGCCCGGCAGGTGGATGCCCCGGATATGGACGCGTTGCGGCGGCTCATGGACGACCTGCGTTCCAAAATGCCCAGCGGCGTTATCGCCCTGGCGGCCGAGGTGGACGGGAAGGCCCTGCTGGTGTTGTCCGTGAGCAAGGATTTGCACAAGCGCTGCACCGCTCCGGCGCTCATGAGGAATATTTCCGAAGAAATCGGCGGAGGCGGTGGTGGGCGGCCCGACCTGGCTCAGGCCGGAGGAAACAGGCCCAAGGGTATCCAGGCGGCCTTGGCTAGGCTGGAAGTATTGCTGGGATGA